Within Verrucomicrobiota bacterium, the genomic segment GCCAGGGCCGGACAAGCCTCACGACAAACCGTAGGTGCGGCGCGGTTTTGAATCATTTCAAAATTAGTTGGAGCGACCCGGCGAGCCGCGCGTTGCTTTCTGGCGTTTTCAGGCTCGACAGGCCTTACTCACGGGGTTAGCGTCCGCCTGAATCTCCAACAAAAGACGCAACATGCATACGAACGAATTCATTTTCCCCCATCGCCTGACCCGGCGCGATTTCCTCAAGATGAGCGGCGTCGTAACCGCCGGCCTGACGATGCCAAGTCTCGCACAAGCAGCCGAAAAGAAAACCCACGTCCGCATCGGCAACGGTCATCACACCTACACCCTCGACGATGACTGGGGCAAACTGCCCGAAGGGATGAAGTATGGTTTCGGTTGCGGAGTTATCGTTGACTCCAAAGACCGCATCTATGTGACTTCGCGATCCACGAGCCCTTGTGTCGCGATCTTTGACCGCCACGGCAAGTTGCTCGAAACCTGGAGCGACAACTTTGCCGAGAACGTCGGCTTCACGACGGCGCAAGTGAAGGACACGGCGCATTGCCTCTACCTGAGCAAAGAGGGTCGGAACGAGTTCATCTACTGGACGGAAAACGCCAGCACCAACAAGGAAGGGCCGAAGCTCGGCAAGCGCGTCTATAAGACCGACCTCAAGGGCAAAGTCCTTTACGAAATCGGGAACGTCAGCAAGGAAGGCAGCACGTCGCAGAAGTTCGACTGGACCAATCCGACCGACGTGGCCGTTGCCACGAATGGCGACATCTACGTGGTGGACGGTTATGGCAGCCAGCGCGTGAGCCGCTTTGACAAGAATTTCAAACACATCAGAACGATTGGCGAGAAGACGGAGAAGTCAGCGGTCGGCAAGAACGCGCCACACGGCACGTTCAACACTTGCCACGGCGTATGGGTCAACACCCTCAAGAAAAGCGGGCCGGAGATTTACATTGCCGACCGGCATAACGACCGGCTCGAAGTCTTTGACCTCGAGCTCAACTACAAGCGCACACTGGCCGACGACGTGCGCAACCCGTGTTGCTTCTACCAGCACAAAGACCATCTCTACATTCCCGACCTCGCCAGCCAGGTCACGATCCTCGATGCGGACGACAAACTCGTCGCGCACCTCGGCGACGGCAAAGGTGCCGCCGACAACAAGACCAACCCCGCGCTCTTCGCCGCGCCGCACGCGATGTGCGTGGATTCACACGGAGATTTCTACGTCGTCGAATGGGTGGATTTTGGTCGGCCAAGAAAATTCAAGCACACGCCGCAGGCCGCTTGATCATTGCCGTTCCGAGGTGGGCAACGTAAAATCGCCAAGACGTGGGAAAAACGGGAAGGCTCTTGGTGTCTCAGTGCGGCCCGCTCACGCGTTTGGAATACAAACGAGGATGGCGTCATTTGCCACTTGAGAACGGAACGCGGAAAAGTTAAGTTGCCAACGTGAGAACACTAAACGCGCATTTAGACGGCAGGTTCATCGTGCTGGACGAACCGGTCTGCTTGCGCACCAACGCTTGGGCAAGTAATGTGACGACATGACAGCGGTTGAAATCATCGAAGAAATAAAACGACTGCCGCAGGATGAACAGAGCCGGGTCATCGAGTTCGCCCGTCACGCCGGGGAAAACCGCCAACTCAGCCCGGAGGAATTGGGCCGCCTCGCCAAGCGAATGGTCGAGGCAAAAGACCCCGCTGAGGCGGACCGGCTGCAAGAGACGATTGAACGGGGTTTCTACGGCGGCCAGTCTCATGCCTAAAGTCCGCCGCGTAAAGCTGCCTCAAGCGTTGCTCACTCACCTTCTGACGCGAATGCGTCAACGGAACATTTCGCACGAACAAATCATCTCGCTCGCTCGTTGGCTCGACAGCGAGCCGGATGTTCCTGAAGGCAAATGGTTCCGGAGATTCCCCGACTTCGTCGTGTGCGGCGAAGGCGAGTTCATCAAAACCTTCCTGCTGGCCGGTCAAGCGCCGGACGGGCGCGAAGTCCGGTAATTGCGCATCTGCTTTTGCTTTAACGATGCGGCGGTCTGTGCCGGAGATGACTCGATATTTCCCCAAGCCTTCGTGCCTGACCTCGTACGCGCAGCCTGATGACATAGCTCGTTCTGAAATGTTGATCGGACGATTTTTTTAAAAACTCAACTGAAGCAAGGGTTTTGTCGGTCGCACGGCGACTACGGCGCGTTTTCCCGAACAGGATTCAATCAGGAAACCAAGAAGGCAGGAGAAAGAATTCATTCATGGTTTCTTGAATTACTAATTTGATTTGAATCTGACGCGCAGCATTTCCAGATCAGCGTGGGCCTTGCGGACGGCCACTATGCAACCTGGCAACCATCGTCCGCGCGTCAACACTACCGCAACTCTTCAATCGTGATGTCCTTATACCACGCTTCGGTCTTGCCGCCACCGTGGACCTGGAAACCAATGCGGCCATATTGCGGAATGGAATCTTCCGGCTCGGTGTAATCGACCGTTTGCAGGCCGTTGATGAACGCCCGAATCCGTTTGCCTTCACAGCGGATCACGTATTCGTTCCAGTCGTTCCGCTTCAAAACCTTGTTCAACTCGTTGATGTCGGACTTGGCGACGACCCTGTTGCGGCGCGATTCGTCGTAGATGCAACCCCACCATTCCGGATCGCCGATGTCCACCTGGTAACCACTCATCTCATTCGGTGGATTGGTGGTGCGCACGCTGCGTATCTGCACGCCGCCGTTGATGAAGCCTTCGCTGCCGGTCAACTTGAAATGCAGCCGCAATACAAAATTCGTGTAGCTGCGCGTCGTGGCGATGAACTCGTTGCGCGGAACAGTCGTCTTGAGCGAGCCGCCCACGAGCGCGCCGTCCTCGATGCGCCAGGTGCGGTTCGTGTCGCCGTCCCAGCCGTTGAAGGATTTGCCGTCGAAGATTTTCACCGGCCCACCGTGCAGAAGTGTAGAACAGGACAAGGTTAAGAGCGCGAGAACGAGAGTTGTTACGTAATTCTTCATAAGCTGA encodes:
- a CDS encoding twin-arginine translocation signal domain-containing protein yields the protein MHTNEFIFPHRLTRRDFLKMSGVVTAGLTMPSLAQAAEKKTHVRIGNGHHTYTLDDDWGKLPEGMKYGFGCGVIVDSKDRIYVTSRSTSPCVAIFDRHGKLLETWSDNFAENVGFTTAQVKDTAHCLYLSKEGRNEFIYWTENASTNKEGPKLGKRVYKTDLKGKVLYEIGNVSKEGSTSQKFDWTNPTDVAVATNGDIYVVDGYGSQRVSRFDKNFKHIRTIGEKTEKSAVGKNAPHGTFNTCHGVWVNTLKKSGPEIYIADRHNDRLEVFDLELNYKRTLADDVRNPCCFYQHKDHLYIPDLASQVTILDADDKLVAHLGDGKGAADNKTNPALFAAPHAMCVDSHGDFYVVEWVDFGRPRKFKHTPQAA
- a CDS encoding DUF1080 domain-containing protein, with protein sequence MKNYVTTLVLALLTLSCSTLLHGGPVKIFDGKSFNGWDGDTNRTWRIEDGALVGGSLKTTVPRNEFIATTRSYTNFVLRLHFKLTGSEGFINGGVQIRSVRTTNPPNEMSGYQVDIGDPEWWGCIYDESRRNRVVAKSDINELNKVLKRNDWNEYVIRCEGKRIRAFINGLQTVDYTEPEDSIPQYGRIGFQVHGGGKTEAWYKDITIEELR